One segment of Cherax quadricarinatus isolate ZL_2023a chromosome 60, ASM3850222v1, whole genome shotgun sequence DNA contains the following:
- the LOC128694475 gene encoding hemocyanin subunit-like produces the protein MKVLVLCALVAAVAAASSDWRFQSDDPGDVSDAQKQHDINFLLFKVYEVLRDDKLKHAAETFDPIADTSHYSDGGAAVRKLMKELKDGRVLEQKHWFSLFNTRQREEALMLYDVLEHSKDWKTFSNNAAYFRKYINEGEFVYALYAAVIHSSLTENVVLPPLYEVTPHLFTNSEVIQQAYQAKMTQTPGRFHSHFTGSKKNPEQRVAYFGEDIGLNTHHVTWHLEFPFWWEDKHEGHHLDRKGENFFWVHHQLTVRFDAERLSNHLNPVEEINWDKPIKEGFAPHTSYKYGGYFPSRPDNKKFIDVEGVARIRDLKILDSRVRDAIAHGYITAKDGSSIDLRNTHGIDVLGDVIESSAYSPNPGYYGALHNTAHIVLGRQGDPQGKYNLPPGVLEHFETSTRDPAFFRLHKYMDNIFREHKDSLTPYTKEELKFHGVDIENFCTSGLLETYFEDFEYSLINAVDDTVDIDDVEISAYVPRLNHRDFTFNIDVNNHNDHEVLTAVRIFAWPNRDDNGLEYSFNEGRWNAIELDKFWIKLRPGDNKIVRKSKDSSVTVPDIPSFHYLMDRTEEALSNGRKLDLHEYVSALGLPNRFLLPKGNRRGLELKVVVALTDGEADAAVEDLHTSTKFNHYGYRGVYPDNRPHGYPLDRRVDDERIFYRLPNFQGITVKVFNRD, from the exons ATGAAGGTCTTGGTACTGTGTGCCCTCGTAGCCGCCGTCGCTGCGGCCTCGTCAGACTGGCGATTCCAAAGTGACGATCCTGGTG acgtCTCTGACGCACAAAAACAACACGACATCAATTTTCTACTATTTAAGGTATATGAGGTCCTCCGTGATGATAAGCTGAAACATGCTGCTGAAACCTTCGACCCAATAGCCGACACATCTCACTACTCTGATGGTGGAGCTGCCGTCCGAAAGCTTATGAAAGAATTGAAGGATGGCAGGGTCCTGGAACAGAAACACTGGTTCTCTCTCTTCAATACACGACAACGTGAAGAAGCACTTATGCTCTATGATGTTTTGGAACATTCTAAAGACTGGAAAACCTTCTCCAACAATGCTGCTTATTTCAGAAAATACATAAACGAAGGAGAATTTGTTTATGCCTTGTATGCAGCAGTGATCCATTCTTCACTCACTGAAAACGTTGTGCTTCCTCCACTCTACGAAGTAACCCCACATTTGTTCACAAACAGTGAAGTTATCCAACAAGCCTATCAGGCAAAGATGACTCAAACCCCGGGCAGATTCCACTCACACTTTACTGGCAGCAAAAAGAACCCAGAACAACGTGTGGCTTATTTCGGTGAAGATATTGGCTTGAATACCCATCACGTTACGTGGCATTTGGAGTTCCCATTCTGGTGGGAGGACAAACATGAAGGTCACCACCTGGACCGCAAGGGTGAAAACTTCTTCTGGGTACATCACCAGCTTACTGTTCGTTTTGATGCTGAACGTCTCTCTAACCACCTAAATCCCGTGGAAGAGATTAACTGGGATAAACCCATCAAAGAAGGCTTTGCTCCTCATACATCATATAAATATGGTGGTTATTTCCCTTCTCGTCCTGATAACAAGAAGTTTATTGATGTGGAAGGTGTTGCACGTATTCGAGATTTGAAAATTTTGGATAGTCGAGTCCGTGATGCAATTGCTCATGGTTACATCACTGCCAAAGATGGAAGCAGCATTGATCTCAGGAACACTCATGGTATTGATGTACTTGGTGATGTCATTGAGTCGTCAGCATACAGTCCTAACCCCGGCTATTACGGTGCTCTCCACAACACAGCTCACATAGTGCTTGGTCGCCAGGGAGATCCTCAAGGAAAGTACAACCTTCCTCCAGGTGTTCTGGAACACTTTGAAACTTCTACTCGTGACCCGGCCTTCTTCAGGCTTCACAAATATATGGATAACATATTTAGAGAACACAAGGACTCCCTCACTCCATACACTAAAGAAGAACTGAAGTTCCATGGTGTAGACATAGAGAACTTCTGCACTAGTGGACTACTTGAAACTTACTTTGAAGATTTCGAATACAGCTTGATCAATGCTGTTGATGATACAGTAGACATTGACGATGTGGAAATTTCCGCTTATGTACCTCGTTTGAATCACAGAGATTTTACTTTCAATATCGACGTCAACAACCACAATGATCACGAAGTCTTGACCGCAGTTCGCATCTTCGCATGGCCAAACCGTGACGACAATGGCCTTGAGTACTCCTTCAATGAGGGACGATGGAACGCCATCGAACTGGACAAGTTCTGGATCAAAT TGAGACCCGGTGATAATAAGATCGTCCGCAAGTCCAAAGACTCATCTGTGACTGTTCCCGACATTCCAAGTTTCCACTATTTGATGGACAGAACTGAAGAAGCACTTTCGAATGGCAGGAAGCTCGACCTTCACGAGTACGTGAGCGCACTTGGACTGCCCAACAGGTTCCTGCTACCCAAGGGAAACCGCAGAGGACTTGAACTTAAAGTAGTGGTCGCTCTCACCGACGGCGAAGCTGACGCAGCCGTGGAGGATCTTCATACAAGCACAAAATTCAACCACTATGGCTACCGAGGAGTGTATCCCGACAACCGACCACACGGCTACCCTCTGGATCGTCGTGTTGACGATGAACGCATCTTCTACCGCCTTCCTAACTTCCAAGGAATCACCGTCAAGGTCTTCAACCGAGATTAA
- the LOC128694474 gene encoding hemocyanin subunit, producing the protein MKVLVLCALLALAAASPDLGFQSDDPGDVSDEQKQHDINFLLFKVYEVLRDEKLKHAAETFDPEADISHYNDGGAAVHKLVKELKDGRLLEQKHWFSLFNTRQREEALLLYDVLEHSKDWKTFSNNAAYFRKYINEGEFVYALYAAVIHSSLTENVVLPPLYEVTPHLFTNSEVIQQAYQAKMTQTPGRFRSHFTGSKKNPEQRVAYFGEDIGLNTHHVTWHLEFPFWWEDKHEGHHLDRKGENFFWVHHQLTVRFDAERLSNHLNPVEEINWDKPIKEGFAPHTSYKHGGYFPSRPDNKKFVDVEGVARIRDLKILDNRIRDAIAHGYITAKDGSSIDLRNTHGIDVLGDVIESSAYSPNPGYYGALHNTAHIVLGRQGDPQGKYNLPPGVLEHFETSTRDPAFFRLHKYMDNIFREHKDSLTPYTKEELEFHGVDIENFCTSGLLETYFEDFEYSLINAVDDTVDIDDVEISAYVPRLNHRDFTFNIDVNNHNDHEVLTAVRIFAWPNRDDNGLKYSFNEGRWNAIELDKFWTKLRPGYNKIVRKSKDSSVTVPDIPSFHYLMDRTEEALARGRKFDLHEYVSALGLPNRFLLPKGNRRGLELKVVVALTDGEADAAVEDLHTSTKFNHYGYRGVYPDNRPHGYPLDRRVDDERIFYRLPNFQGITVKVFNRD; encoded by the exons ATGAAGGTCTTGGTgttgtgtgctctcctggccctCGCTGCCGCCTCGCCAGACTTGGGTTTCCAAAGTGACGATCCTGGTG ATGTATCTGATGAGCAAAAACAACACGACATCAATTTTCTACTATTTAAGGTATATGAGGTCCTCCGTGATGAAAAGCTGAAACATGCTGCTGAAACCTTCGACCCAGAAGCCGACATATCTCACTACAATGACGGTGGAGCTGCCGTCCACAAGCTAGTAAAAGAACTGAAGGATGGCAGACTTCTGGAGCAGAAACACTGGTTCTCTCTCTTCAATACACGACAACGTGAAGAGGCACTTTTGCTCTATGATGTTTTGGAACATTCTAAAGACTGGAAAACCTTCTCCAACAATGCTGCTTATTTCAGAAAATACATAAATGAAGGAGAATTTGTTTATGCCTTGTATGCAGCAGTGATCCATTCTTCACTCACTGAAAACGTTGTGCTTCCTCCACTCTACGAAGTAACCCCACATTTGTTCACAAACAGTGAAGTTATCCAACAAGCCTATCAGGCAAAGATGACTCAAACCCCGGGCAGATTCCGCTCACACTTTACTGGCAGCAAAAAGAACCCAGAACAACGTGTGGCTTATTTCGGTGAAGATATTGGCTTGAATACCCATCACGTTACATGGCATTTGGAGTTCCCATTCTGGTGGGAGGACAAACATGAAGGTCACCACCTGGACCGCAAGGGTGAAAACTTCTTCTGGGTACATCACCAGCTTACTGTTCGTTTTGATGCTGAACGTCTCTCTAACCACCTAAATCCCGTGGAAGAGATTAACTGGGATAAACCCATCAAAGAAGGCTTTGCTCCTCATACATCATATAAACATGGTGGTTATTTCCCTTCTCGTCCTGATAACAAGAAGTTTGTTGATGTGGAAGGTGTTGCACGTATTCGAGATTTGAAAATTTTGGATAATCGAATCCGTGATGCAATTGCTCATGGTTACATCACTGCCAAAGATGGAAGCAGCATTGATCTCAGGAACACTCATGGTATTGATGTACTTGGTGATGTTATTGAGTCGTCAGCATACAGTCCTAACCCCGGCTATTACGGTGCTCTCCACAACACAGCTCACATAGTGCTTGGTCGCCAGGGAGATCCTCAAGGAAAGTACAACCTTCCTCCAGGTGTTCTGGAACACTTTGAAACGTCTACTCGTGACCCGGCCTTCTTCAGGCTTCACAAATATATGGATAATATATTTAGAGAACACAAGGACTCCCTCACTCCATACACTAAAGAAGAACTGGAGTTCCATGGTGTAGACATAGAGAACTTCTGCACTAGTGGACTACTTGAAACTTACTTTGAAGATTTCGAATACAGCTTGATCAATGCTGTTGATGATACAGTAGACATTGACGATGTTGAAATTTCCGCTTATGTACCTCGTTTGAATCACAGAGATTTTACTTTCAATATCGACGTCAACAACCACAATGATCACGAAGTCTTGACCGCAGTTCGCATCTTCGCATGGCCAAACCGTGACGACAACGGCCTTAAGTACTCCTTCAATGAAGGACGATGGAACGCCATCGAACTGGACAAGTTCTGGACTAAAT TGAGACCAGGTTATAATAAGATCGTCCGCAAGTCCAAAGACTCATCTGTGACTGTTCCTGACATTCCAAGTTTCCACTATTTGATGGACAGAACTGAAGAAGCGCTTGCGCGTGGCAGGAAGTTCGACCTTCACGAGTACGTGAGTGCACTTGGACTACCCAACAGGTTCCTGCTACCCAAGGGAAACCGCAGAGGACTTGAACTTAAAGTAGTGGTCGCTCTCACCGACGGCGAAGCTGACGCAGCCGTGGAGGATCTACATACAAGCACAAAATTCAACCACTATGGCTACCGAGGAGTGTATCCCGACAACCGACCACACGGCTACCCACTGGATCGTCGTGTTGACGATGAACGCATCTTCTACCGCCTTCCTAACTTCCAAGGAATCACCGTCAAGGTCTTCAACCGAGATTAA